From a region of the Paenibacillus sp. FSL R10-2734 genome:
- a CDS encoding discoidin domain-containing protein, with protein sequence MRNKYVVWSLVVSMLISSLFLAAGPFNFVSASGGPNLTLGKNVTASGQSQTYSPDNVKDSNQSSYWESANNAFPQWIQVDLGANTNIDQIVLKLPSGWETRTQTLAIQGSTNGSTFTDIVGSSNYVFNPSVAGNSVTIDFASTSTRYVRLNVTSNTAWPAAQLSEFEIYGASGPNPTATPTPTPTGTYEAETASLSGGAKVNTDHVGYSGTGFVDGYLTQGATTTFTVNVPAAGSREVTLKYANASGSTKTISVYVNGTKIGQTSLSNLANWDSWSTKIEVLNLNVGSNTIAYKYDAGDSGNVNLDQITVASTTITPSATPTSTPTPTPTATPTPTSTPTPTPTPTPTPTSTPTPTPTPTTTPTAVPGSNIAIGKTITGSSSTQTFVATNANDNDTSTYWEGGSNPSSLTLDLGANHNVTSIVLKLNPASAWSTRTQTIQILGHNQDTISFSNLVSAQSYTFNPASGNTVTIPVTATVKRLQLNITSNSGAPAGQIAEFQVFGTPAANPDLLMTGMSWSPTSPIEASAITLNAVVKNNGNASSAATTVNFYLNNELVGSAPVGLLTAGASTTASMSLNAGAKTAATYALSAKVDESNVIFEQNEGNNSFTNGASLVIAPVSSSDLVGVASWTPSNPVANSSVAFTVNLKNQGTIAAASGSHGITIALKNSAGSTIQTFNGSYTGTIAAGVSVNVTIPGTWTAVNGNYTITTTVEVDANEVTAKQSNNVSTTNLVVYALRGASMPYSRYDTEDASLGGGATLKSAPTFDQALIASEASGQRYVALPSNGSNVGWTVRQGQGGAGVTMRFTMPDSSDGMGLNGSLDVYVNGVKVKTVSLTSYFSWQYFSGDMPGDAPSAGRPLFRFDEVHWILDTPLQPGDTIRIQKNNGDSLEYGVDFLEIEPVPTAVARPANSVSVTDYGAVANDGQDDLSAFKATVNAAVAGGKSMYIPAGTFNLSSMWEIGSASNMINNFTVTGAGIWHTNLQFTNPNAAGGGISLRISGKLDFSNVYMNSNLRSRYGQNAIYKGFMDNFGTNSIIHDVWVEHFECGMWVGDYAHTPAIYASGLVVENSRIRNNLADGINYSQGTSNSIVRNTNVRNNGDDGLAVWTSNTNGAPAGVNNTFSYNTIENNWRAAAIAFFGGGGHKADHNYIIDTVGGSGIRMNTVFPGYHFQNNAGIVFSDTTIITSGTSKDLYGGERGAIDLEASNDAIKNVTFTNIDIINTQRDAIQFGYGGGFENIVFNNININGTGLDGITTSRFSGPHQGSAIYTYTGNGSATFNNLTTTNIANPNLNYIQSGFNLTVN encoded by the coding sequence ATGCGTAACAAGTATGTTGTATGGTCGCTAGTAGTATCCATGCTGATTTCAAGTTTATTCTTGGCTGCGGGTCCGTTTAATTTTGTCTCTGCCTCCGGAGGACCAAACCTGACACTCGGAAAAAATGTAACGGCGAGCGGTCAATCACAAACCTATAGTCCGGATAATGTTAAAGACAGCAATCAAAGTTCGTATTGGGAAAGCGCGAACAATGCGTTTCCACAATGGATTCAAGTCGATCTGGGTGCAAATACGAATATTGATCAAATCGTTCTTAAGCTTCCTTCTGGTTGGGAGACACGGACGCAAACACTGGCTATTCAAGGTAGTACAAACGGTTCAACGTTCACTGACATTGTAGGGTCCTCCAATTATGTATTTAACCCATCAGTGGCAGGAAATAGCGTTACGATCGATTTCGCCTCAACTAGTACGCGTTATGTTCGTCTGAATGTAACGAGCAACACAGCCTGGCCGGCAGCACAGCTCTCTGAATTCGAGATTTATGGTGCTAGTGGTCCTAACCCTACAGCAACACCAACACCAACACCTACCGGCACTTACGAAGCTGAAACTGCCTCCCTGTCCGGAGGAGCTAAAGTGAACACGGATCATGTCGGATATTCCGGTACTGGCTTCGTGGATGGATATTTGACGCAAGGCGCAACTACGACATTCACGGTTAATGTGCCAGCAGCAGGCAGTCGTGAGGTGACGTTGAAATATGCAAATGCAAGTGGCAGTACAAAGACAATAAGTGTCTATGTCAATGGTACCAAAATTGGCCAGACCTCACTATCTAACTTGGCAAATTGGGATTCATGGAGCACTAAAATTGAAGTTCTTAATCTGAATGTAGGTAGCAACACAATCGCATATAAATATGATGCTGGTGATTCTGGCAACGTTAATCTTGACCAAATTACAGTAGCGTCGACGACAATTACACCTTCAGCAACTCCAACGTCCACGCCAACACCGACACCAACAGCTACACCAACGCCAACGTCTACGCCAACACCAACGCCAACGCCAACGCCAACGCCAACGTCTACGCCAACACCAACACCAACGCCAACAACCACACCGACAGCTGTACCGGGCAGCAATATTGCTATCGGCAAGACAATTACCGGTTCTTCCAGCACTCAAACATTCGTAGCAACAAATGCGAATGATAACGACACAAGCACATACTGGGAAGGTGGCAGCAATCCAAGTTCATTGACGCTCGACTTAGGCGCGAACCATAACGTTACTTCAATCGTATTGAAGCTGAACCCAGCCTCTGCATGGAGTACTCGTACCCAAACGATTCAGATACTCGGTCACAATCAAGACACGATTTCCTTCAGTAATCTGGTATCTGCACAATCGTATACGTTTAATCCAGCTTCGGGCAACACAGTAACGATTCCGGTTACGGCGACGGTTAAACGTCTGCAGTTGAATATTACTTCGAACTCCGGTGCTCCAGCTGGGCAAATCGCGGAGTTTCAAGTATTCGGTACACCAGCGGCAAATCCTGATCTACTGATGACAGGCATGTCATGGTCACCTACATCTCCGATCGAGGCAAGTGCAATTACATTAAATGCAGTTGTTAAGAATAACGGAAATGCTAGCTCCGCAGCAACAACTGTCAACTTCTACTTAAACAATGAACTTGTTGGATCTGCTCCGGTAGGGTTACTAACTGCAGGCGCTTCGACAACAGCCTCAATGTCATTAAATGCTGGAGCCAAAACTGCTGCGACCTATGCTCTCAGCGCAAAGGTAGATGAAAGCAATGTGATTTTCGAACAGAACGAAGGGAATAACAGCTTTACTAACGGGGCTTCGCTCGTTATAGCTCCTGTATCAAGCTCCGACTTAGTTGGCGTGGCTTCATGGACACCAAGTAATCCAGTGGCCAATAGTTCAGTAGCTTTTACGGTGAATCTTAAGAATCAAGGGACCATAGCTGCTGCAAGCGGTTCTCATGGCATTACAATAGCGCTTAAGAACTCGGCCGGCTCCACGATTCAAACATTTAATGGATCCTATACCGGGACCATTGCTGCTGGCGTTTCTGTTAACGTAACCATTCCAGGGACATGGACAGCGGTTAACGGCAACTACACTATAACAACTACCGTTGAAGTGGATGCGAATGAAGTAACAGCCAAGCAATCAAACAATGTAAGCACGACTAACCTGGTTGTGTACGCCTTACGTGGTGCAAGCATGCCTTATAGTCGCTATGATACCGAAGATGCTTCTCTAGGCGGAGGGGCTACTTTGAAATCTGCACCTACGTTTGATCAAGCATTAATTGCTTCAGAAGCCTCTGGTCAACGTTATGTAGCACTTCCATCAAATGGCTCGAACGTAGGATGGACTGTTAGACAGGGGCAAGGTGGCGCGGGTGTGACCATGAGATTTACTATGCCGGACTCTTCGGATGGTATGGGACTGAATGGTTCACTTGACGTGTACGTAAATGGAGTAAAAGTCAAAACGGTATCGTTAACATCCTACTTCAGCTGGCAGTATTTCTCTGGAGATATGCCTGGTGATGCACCTAGTGCTGGGCGTCCACTCTTCCGATTTGATGAAGTGCACTGGATATTGGATACCCCTCTACAGCCAGGAGACACCATCCGTATTCAGAAGAACAATGGAGATAGCCTGGAATATGGCGTTGATTTCCTTGAAATCGAACCCGTTCCTACTGCAGTCGCTCGTCCGGCGAACTCCGTGTCAGTGACAGATTATGGTGCTGTAGCAAATGATGGTCAGGATGACCTTTCAGCTTTTAAAGCAACGGTGAATGCAGCTGTTGCAGGCGGTAAGAGCATGTATATTCCTGCCGGAACATTTAATCTTAGCAGCATGTGGGAAATTGGTTCTGCCAGCAATATGATCAACAACTTTACGGTTACAGGTGCTGGGATCTGGCATACGAACCTCCAGTTTACTAATCCTAATGCGGCGGGCGGCGGTATTTCACTCCGTATTAGTGGCAAGCTAGATTTTAGCAATGTTTATATGAATTCGAATTTGCGATCCCGTTATGGACAAAATGCAATTTACAAAGGATTCATGGATAACTTCGGCACTAATTCAATCATCCATGATGTCTGGGTAGAACATTTTGAATGTGGCATGTGGGTAGGCGACTATGCTCATACACCTGCTATTTATGCCAGTGGGCTTGTTGTTGAAAACAGCCGGATTCGGAACAATCTTGCCGATGGCATCAACTATTCCCAAGGAACTAGCAATTCAATTGTTCGAAACACCAATGTACGAAATAACGGAGACGATGGTCTTGCAGTGTGGACTAGTAACACCAATGGCGCTCCAGCAGGTGTAAATAACACGTTCTCCTATAACACGATTGAGAATAACTGGCGTGCAGCAGCCATCGCATTCTTTGGAGGCGGCGGTCATAAAGCTGACCACAACTACATCATAGACACTGTAGGTGGTTCTGGTATTCGCATGAACACCGTATTCCCTGGTTACCATTTTCAGAATAACGCTGGCATTGTTTTCTCAGATACAACGATTATCACAAGCGGAACCAGTAAAGACCTATACGGTGGAGAACGTGGAGCCATTGATTTGGAGGCATCGAATGATGCCATCAAGAATGTAACCTTTACCAACATAGATATCATTAATACACAACGCGATGCAATCCAGTTTGGCTATGGTGGTGGGTTTGAGAATATCGTGTTCAACAACATCAATATTAATGGCACTGGACTAGATGGGATTACAACCTCACGGTTCTCAGGGCCACATCAGGGTTCGGCAATCTATACCTACACAGGCAATGGTTCAGCAACGTTTAACAACCTGACGACAACGAATATTGCTAACCCTAACCTGAATTACATCCAGAGTGGTTTTAATCTAACAGTCAATTAA
- a CDS encoding multidrug efflux SMR transporter encodes MKKNVGYIALSIAIISEVIGTTLLKMSEGFTQLLPSIGVAIGFFIAFYSLSISLRELPLSLAYAIWSGVGTVLTAFVGIVVWGDPFGILTFAGIVLIVGGVVLLNAPAKGEDKVRA; translated from the coding sequence ATGAAAAAAAATGTAGGATATATCGCGCTAAGTATAGCAATTATCAGTGAGGTCATAGGAACTACTTTGCTGAAAATGTCAGAAGGATTTACGCAATTACTCCCTTCTATAGGTGTTGCTATTGGTTTTTTTATAGCATTTTATAGTTTATCTATATCACTCAGAGAATTACCATTAAGTTTAGCTTATGCGATTTGGTCAGGTGTAGGTACAGTTCTAACAGCGTTCGTTGGTATTGTCGTGTGGGGAGATCCATTTGGGATTCTTACTTTTGCCGGAATCGTATTAATAGTAGGTGGGGTAGTGTTATTAAACGCTCCAGCCAAAGGTGAAGACAAAGTACGGGCCTGA
- a CDS encoding multidrug efflux SMR transporter: protein MNSYVLLATAIICEVFGSSMLKVSNGFKKLLPSMGVVLGMGLAFYSLSLALKTIPLGTAYAIWSGVGTALTALIGVVIYKESFNRKKLLGLLLIIGGVIVMKLSIGAH from the coding sequence TTGAATTCATATGTATTATTGGCAACAGCGATTATCTGTGAGGTATTTGGCAGTTCAATGCTAAAAGTATCTAACGGGTTTAAGAAGCTACTTCCTTCGATGGGTGTTGTACTTGGAATGGGCTTAGCTTTTTATAGTCTTTCTTTAGCACTTAAAACAATTCCATTAGGAACAGCTTATGCGATTTGGTCAGGGGTAGGTACAGCATTAACGGCCTTAATTGGCGTAGTCATTTATAAAGAGAGCTTCAACCGTAAGAAATTACTGGGGCTGCTGCTCATCATTGGCGGCGTTATCGTTATGAAGCTCTCTATTGGGGCTCATTAG
- a CDS encoding TetR/AcrR family transcriptional regulator, producing MNSNSKRKTILIAASMIVKNNGVEKLTLEAVAKEAGVSKGGLLHHFPNKEALIKGMVEQLTNDFFTNVQEKVTSTSIEAGKWSRAFTEALDEDIKEGKEIGTALTAALFTNPDILSKFQNQYAVWQKNIENDGIDPVRSTIVRLAADGLWYSEMFGLGVLDEELRNKVIQELINMTK from the coding sequence ATGAACAGTAATTCTAAACGTAAAACTATTTTAATAGCGGCTTCAATGATTGTGAAAAATAACGGTGTAGAGAAACTTACACTTGAAGCTGTTGCTAAAGAGGCTGGAGTCAGTAAAGGCGGACTACTTCACCATTTTCCAAATAAAGAAGCTTTGATAAAAGGCATGGTAGAACAATTAACGAATGATTTTTTTACCAATGTTCAAGAAAAGGTAACGAGTACATCGATAGAAGCTGGGAAGTGGAGTCGTGCGTTTACTGAAGCCTTAGATGAAGATATTAAAGAAGGTAAAGAGATCGGTACCGCACTAACGGCTGCTCTTTTTACCAATCCAGATATTCTTAGTAAGTTTCAAAATCAATATGCAGTGTGGCAAAAAAACATAGAGAACGATGGTATTGATCCAGTACGTTCTACTATCGTAAGGTTGGCAGCTGACGGGTTATGGTATTCCGAAATGTTCGGATTAGGTGTGTTAGATGAGGAATTACGCAATAAAGTGATTCAAGAATTGATAAACATGACGAAGTAA
- a CDS encoding GNAT family N-acetyltransferase has product MKDNQAIEQIIRNCLIEFGGNRAGLAWEDDSLQHLYEYYNHSENRAYWVVEEEGEVLGGCGIAPFGNEDELCELQKMYLAPSTRGTGIAIELLNVALSFAKLHYNKCYLETLQNMHAANRFYTKNGFELLDAPLAGSEHFACDAWYIKDLV; this is encoded by the coding sequence CATTGAACAGATCATTAGGAATTGCCTGATTGAGTTTGGCGGGAATAGAGCAGGGCTTGCATGGGAAGATGACAGCCTGCAACATTTATATGAATACTACAATCATAGCGAGAATCGGGCCTATTGGGTTGTTGAAGAAGAAGGAGAAGTATTAGGTGGCTGCGGAATTGCTCCTTTCGGGAATGAAGATGAACTATGCGAATTGCAAAAGATGTACTTAGCTCCGTCTACTAGAGGAACCGGAATAGCGATTGAACTATTAAACGTAGCTCTTAGCTTTGCCAAACTTCATTACAACAAATGTTATCTGGAGACTTTGCAAAACATGCACGCTGCCAACCGTTTCTATACGAAAAATGGATTCGAGCTCTTAGATGCCCCCTTAGCGGGATCAGAGCATTTTGCTTGTGATGCTTGGTATATAAAAGATTTAGTCTGA